In Candidatus Bathyanammoxibius amoris, the following are encoded in one genomic region:
- a CDS encoding DUF2194 domain-containing protein yields MSAKKFLRIFLLIIVVCLPVCMTAGAGGKYYRVLFDAGHAQSSGRHADWIIDDDMSVPKPTDPSSPGDWSGGISSWAYELYKTGRYGVESTKEPLSYGNPENPQDLSGYDVLILCEPNSDLAVSERAAVISFVKNGGGLFLIADHFNSDRNNDGIDSTGIFNKLQSHTGIHFQTGNEINSWTRGGHYTANFSPDDVAVLRGPFGVVEMIYLHGFGTISIVKSPASPAARGHIWLKGARQTELNIILATSRLGGGRIAALSDSSPADDGTTSTPGRRLYDNWNKANNGRLLLNVTEFLAGGEF; encoded by the coding sequence ATGTCTGCCAAGAAATTCCTGCGAATATTTCTACTAATTATTGTCGTTTGCCTGCCTGTATGTATGACGGCAGGCGCGGGCGGGAAGTATTACAGGGTACTGTTTGATGCCGGCCACGCACAGAGTTCCGGCAGGCATGCCGACTGGATAATTGACGACGACATGTCGGTGCCGAAACCCACGGACCCCTCTTCGCCCGGGGACTGGTCGGGCGGGATATCCTCGTGGGCCTATGAACTTTATAAGACCGGCAGGTACGGGGTGGAGAGCACGAAAGAGCCGCTAAGCTACGGTAACCCGGAAAACCCGCAAGACCTCTCGGGGTACGACGTGCTGATATTGTGCGAGCCCAACAGTGACCTCGCCGTATCCGAGCGGGCCGCCGTCATCTCGTTTGTGAAAAACGGGGGCGGGCTATTTCTCATTGCGGACCACTTCAATTCCGACAGGAACAACGACGGTATAGACTCTACCGGCATCTTTAATAAGCTTCAGTCGCACACCGGGATACACTTCCAGACCGGGAATGAGATTAATTCGTGGACAAGGGGCGGCCATTACACCGCCAATTTCAGTCCTGATGACGTGGCGGTCCTGCGCGGCCCCTTTGGTGTGGTAGAGATGATATATCTTCATGGTTTTGGGACAATCAGTATAGTGAAATCCCCGGCAAGCCCCGCCGCGAGAGGACATATATGGTTAAAAGGGGCGCGGCAGACGGAACTCAACATAATACTTGCCACCTCCAGGCTGGGCGGGGGCAGGATTGCGGCCCTGTCCGACAGTTCACCGGCTGACGACGGCACCACAAGCACACCGGGGCGCCGCCTTTATGACAATTGGAATAAGGCGAATAACGGCCGTTTGTTGCTTAATGTGACGGAGTTTCTGGCAGGTGGTGAATTCTGA
- a CDS encoding tetratricopeptide repeat protein, giving the protein MTLFTITAIILFCLQDAQAQDAQKSFNTGKALLKQRRYEDALIHFNKTLEIEPGFATAWNEKGTVFLKLGRYWEAIECFDKALKINLSYAEAWHNKGKGFDNLGRYQRGIKCYNKALKINPRYAEAWYSKGASLFALGYKNGATQYAARLYQEAFECSDKALEMDPKLAEGWLNRGFAGVELGSYKEGIGGDNKALKTDPRYAEAWYGQCMELGSQGSYQDAIDYYDKALEINPKDAGAWYKKGVALGNLRRYQEAIECYDKILEIDPKNTYAWSNKGWVLARMGRPPEKEFACYEKALEIDPKHVPAWSTNGAPLSELPRYIEVEKAAMGVKR; this is encoded by the coding sequence TTGACCCTTTTCACAATAACGGCAATTATCCTGTTTTGCCTTCAGGATGCCCAGGCACAGGATGCACAGAAGTCTTTCAACACCGGAAAAGCCCTACTCAAGCAGCGAAGGTATGAGGATGCACTTATCCACTTTAACAAGACGCTGGAGATTGAACCAGGGTTTGCCACAGCATGGAACGAAAAAGGCACGGTCTTTCTCAAATTGGGCAGGTACTGGGAGGCGATTGAATGCTTTGACAAGGCACTGAAGATTAACCTAAGCTACGCCGAGGCATGGCATAACAAGGGCAAGGGCTTTGACAACTTGGGCAGGTATCAGAGGGGCATTAAATGCTACAATAAGGCATTGAAGATTAACCCACGCTACGCCGAGGCATGGTACAGCAAGGGAGCGTCCCTGTTCGCGCTGGGCTACAAGAACGGCGCAACCCAGTACGCGGCACGCTTGTATCAGGAGGCCTTTGAATGTAGCGACAAGGCGCTGGAGATGGACCCAAAGCTTGCCGAGGGATGGCTCAACAGGGGCTTTGCCGGCGTCGAACTAGGCAGCTATAAAGAAGGCATTGGAGGCGACAACAAGGCACTTAAGACTGATCCAAGGTACGCCGAGGCATGGTACGGCCAGTGCATGGAGCTGGGTAGCCAGGGCAGTTATCAGGATGCCATTGACTACTACGACAAGGCACTGGAGATAAACCCAAAGGACGCTGGAGCATGGTATAAAAAGGGCGTGGCACTAGGTAACCTGCGCAGGTATCAAGAAGCTATTGAATGCTATGACAAAATACTGGAGATTGACCCAAAGAATACATACGCGTGGAGCAATAAGGGCTGGGTCCTGGCCAGGATGGGCAGACCGCCTGAAAAAGAATTTGCCTGCTACGAAAAAGCATTAGAGATAGACCCAAAGCATGTCCCTGCGTGGAGCACAAACGGCGCACCCCTGTCAGAACTGCCTCGATATATAGAGGTAGAAAAGGCCGCCATGGGTGTGAAGAGATAG
- a CDS encoding transposase, whose protein sequence is MSRKRYTVDQIIHRLEEAKMELSQGKTVGHIARKLGIAEQTYYRWRREYGGLKVDQGKRLKELEYENTRLKRLVADLSLDKEILKDAASVKF, encoded by the coding sequence GTGAGTCGCAAGAGATATACAGTAGACCAGATAATCCACAGACTTGAAGAAGCAAAGATGGAGCTATCTCAGGGAAAGACGGTTGGACATATTGCACGCAAGCTCGGAATCGCGGAGCAAACGTATTACCGGTGGCGCAGGGAATACGGTGGCCTGAAGGTAGATCAGGGCAAGCGTCTGAAGGAGCTTGAGTATGAGAACACCCGTCTTAAACGTCTGGTGGCGGACCTGTCTCTGGACAAGGAGATTCTTAAGGACGCCGCTTCTGTAAAGTTCTAG
- a CDS encoding FAD-dependent oxidoreductase has protein sequence MSGESANSITISFKERDFSISLDELSQMRARHLEAARQSVLTDTPVATSVDKEWFRENVPCRRTCPSGTNARGYVMAIDEGRYQEAYLIARRNNPFVAVCAKVCGAPCESACQRGKVDEAVSIRGLKDFAVKNNHLSTGEVYRWIRQKMGKVKPAVVKRESPKLVPARMAIIGAGPAGLSAAHDLILMGYEVTLYEAGSNPGGMPANALPFFRLDREAVRKDVESILSLPIKLKLNQACGKDFSLDQLKEEFGAVLIAVGLQKGRGVPVPGVETPGVLSGLDFLMDVGDIATDRKFTLGEKVVVIGGGCVATDVARAAMRIDSTSEVHLVCLEAMKGCRPDNLKEEMPAWIGDVVDASEEGIIMNTSWGPKRVVVGQDGRVAGLEVINVIDVYDSEGRFNPTFVPGTERIIECDNILLAVGQAPDMSFLDGSQGFELNQRKMLKVDPVTLATSKPGVYACGDILGPGLVINAVASGQLAAQSMHEYLGGVGSLGLSKQEHMEAIPITWRFERFYYGLSLTKQYPTLRPPEERLKGWEASEIPYSEYEAQDQAGRCLNCNVSPVIGQRQEMQCILCGGCVDVCPTRALAMAYLDGSVVKEFSLWDGAGGDGPWVGLTQDEELCIHCGLCSYRCPVDAISMVKFEEIL, from the coding sequence ATGAGCGGAGAGTCTGCTAATTCTATAACAATAAGCTTCAAGGAGCGCGACTTCTCAATATCTCTAGATGAGCTCTCCCAGATGAGGGCCAGGCATCTGGAGGCCGCACGGCAATCTGTGCTGACTGACACACCGGTAGCCACTTCTGTGGACAAGGAATGGTTTCGTGAGAATGTGCCCTGTCGCCGCACCTGTCCGTCTGGCACCAATGCAAGGGGCTACGTGATGGCCATTGATGAAGGTAGGTACCAGGAGGCCTATCTGATTGCCAGGAGGAATAATCCCTTTGTTGCCGTCTGCGCTAAGGTCTGTGGTGCGCCCTGTGAGTCGGCCTGCCAGAGGGGCAAGGTGGACGAGGCGGTAAGCATAAGGGGCCTGAAGGATTTTGCCGTAAAAAACAACCACCTGAGTACTGGGGAGGTTTATCGTTGGATAAGGCAGAAGATGGGAAAGGTGAAGCCTGCAGTGGTGAAGAGGGAGTCTCCCAAGCTCGTCCCGGCTCGGATGGCGATAATTGGTGCGGGGCCCGCCGGCCTTTCGGCCGCCCATGACCTGATACTCATGGGTTACGAGGTAACGCTCTATGAGGCCGGCAGTAATCCTGGTGGTATGCCTGCCAATGCGCTACCCTTCTTCAGATTGGATAGAGAGGCAGTGAGGAAGGACGTGGAGTCCATACTCTCTTTGCCCATAAAGCTGAAACTTAATCAGGCCTGCGGAAAGGACTTCAGCCTTGACCAGCTCAAGGAGGAGTTTGGCGCAGTTCTTATCGCGGTGGGTCTCCAGAAGGGGAGGGGTGTACCCGTCCCGGGAGTGGAGACGCCAGGGGTTTTATCAGGGTTGGACTTCCTGATGGACGTAGGGGACATAGCAACTGACCGAAAGTTTACTCTGGGTGAGAAGGTAGTAGTAATAGGAGGGGGATGCGTGGCTACCGATGTAGCCAGGGCGGCAATGAGAATTGACTCCACCAGCGAGGTGCACCTTGTATGCCTGGAGGCCATGAAGGGCTGTAGACCTGATAACCTCAAGGAGGAGATGCCTGCCTGGATAGGCGACGTTGTGGATGCTAGTGAGGAAGGAATCATCATGAACACCTCCTGGGGCCCCAAGAGGGTGGTGGTGGGTCAGGATGGCCGGGTCGCGGGTCTGGAGGTGATAAATGTAATCGATGTTTATGACTCAGAGGGCCGGTTTAACCCAACCTTTGTCCCGGGTACAGAACGCATCATAGAATGCGACAACATCCTCCTGGCTGTGGGTCAGGCCCCTGATATGAGTTTCCTGGACGGCAGTCAGGGTTTTGAGCTAAACCAGAGGAAGATGCTAAAGGTAGACCCCGTTACCCTGGCCACCTCCAAGCCCGGAGTCTATGCCTGCGGCGACATCCTGGGCCCGGGTCTGGTAATAAATGCAGTAGCTTCGGGTCAGCTGGCCGCCCAGTCCATGCATGAATATCTGGGAGGCGTTGGCTCCCTGGGGCTGAGCAAACAGGAGCACATGGAGGCAATACCCATTACCTGGAGATTTGAGAGGTTCTACTACGGACTCTCCCTGACAAAGCAGTATCCTACCCTGCGGCCTCCCGAAGAAAGGCTCAAGGGATGGGAGGCCTCAGAGATACCTTACTCAGAGTACGAGGCCCAGGACCAGGCCGGGCGGTGCTTGAACTGCAATGTCAGCCCGGTAATAGGGCAAAGGCAGGAGATGCAGTGTATCCTCTGCGGAGGTTGTGTGGACGTCTGCCCCACCAGGGCTCTCGCTATGGCCTATCTGGATGGGTCAGTGGTGAAGGAGTTTTCCCTATGGGATGGTGCGGGAGGTGATGGGCCCTGGGTAGGGCTGACACAGGATGAGGAGCTTTGCATCCACTGCGGACTGTGTAGCTATCGCTGTCCCGTTGATGCCATCTCAATGGTGAAATTTGAGGAAATCTTGTAG